From Rhinolophus sinicus isolate RSC01 linkage group LG15, ASM3656204v1, whole genome shotgun sequence, the proteins below share one genomic window:
- the IKZF3 gene encoding zinc finger protein Aiolos isoform X4, translating into MGSERALVLDRLASNVAKRKSSMPQKFIGEKRHCFDVGYTPSYMYEKESEIIQTRMMDQAINNAISYLGAEALRPLVQTPPAPTSEMVPVISSMYPIALTRAEMPNGAPQDLEKKSIHLPEKSLPSERGLSPNNSGHDSTDTDSNHEERQNHIYQQNHMVPPRVRNGMPLLKEVPRSYELLKPPPICPRDSIKVINKEGEMMDVYRCDHCRVLFLDYVMFTIHMGCHGFRDPFECNMCGYRSHDRYEFSSHIARGEHRAMLK; encoded by the exons ATGGGAAGTGAAAGAGCTCTCGTTCTGGACAGATTAGCAAGCAATGTGGCAAAACGAAAAAGCTCAATGCCTCAGAAATTCATTG GTGAAAAGCGCCACTGCTTTGACGTCGGCTATACTCCCAGCTATATGTACGAGAAAGAGAGTGAGATAATACAGACCCGAATGATGGACCAAGCCATCAACAATGCCATCAGCTATCTCGGTGCCGAGGCCCTGCGCCCCTTAGTCCAGACACCCCCTGCTCCCACCTCAGAGATGGTTCCAGTTATCAGCAGCATGTATCCCATAGCCCTCACCCGTGCTGAGATGCCGAATGGTGCCCCCCAGGACCTGGAAAAGAAGAGCATCCACCTGCCAGAGAAGAGCCTGCCTTCGGAAAGAGGCCTCTCCCCCAACAACAGTGGCCACGACTCCACGGACACTGACAGCAACCATGAAGAGCGCCAGAATCACATCTATCAGCAAAATCACATGGTCCCCCCGCGCGTCCGCAATGGAATGCCGCTTCTGAAGGAGGTCCCCCGCTCTTATGAACTCCTCAAGCCCCCACCCATCTGCCCACGAGACTCCATCAAAGTGATCAACAAAGAAGGGGAGATGATGGATGTGTATCGGTGTGACCACTGCCGAGTCCTCTTCCTGGATTATGTGATGTTCACTATTCACATGGGTTGCCACGGCTTTCGTGACCCTTTTGAGTGTAACATGTGTGGGTATCGAAGCCATGACCGGTATGAGTTCTCGTCTCACATAGCCAGAGGAGAACACAGAGCCATGCTGAAGTGA
- the GRB7 gene encoding growth factor receptor-bound protein 7, which translates to MELGLSPPHRSSSPEDLYPAPGTPPGTPPPPDTPLPGEVKRSQPLPIPTSRKLREEELRTTSLPSIPNPFPELCSPSSQSPILGGPSSARGLLPRDASCPHVVKVYSEDGACRSVEVAAGATARYVCEMLVQRAHALSDENWGLVECHPNLALERGLEDHESVVEVQAAWPIGGDSRFVFRKNFAKYELFKSSPHSLFPEKMVSSCLDTHTGVSHEDLIQNFLNAGSFPEIQGFLQLRGSGRKLWKRFFCFLRRSGLYYSTKGTSKDPRHLQYVADVNESNVYVVTQGRKLYGMPTDFGFCIKPNKLRNGHKGLRVFCSEDEQSRTCWLAAFRLFKYGVQLYKNYQQAQSRHLRPSCVGSPPLRSVSDNTLVAMDFSGHAGRVIENPREALSAALEEAHAWRKKTNHRFSLPTPCSGTSLSAAIHRTQPWFHGRISREESQRLITQQGLVDGLFLVRESQRNPQGFVLSLCHLQKVKHYLILPSEEEGRLYFSMDEGQTRFTDLLQLVEFHQLNRGILPCLLRHCCTCVAL; encoded by the exons ATGGAGTTGGGTCTGTCTCCACCTCATCGCAGCAGCTCCCCAGAAGACCTGTACCCAGCCCCTGGGACCCCTCCTGGGACTCCTCCGCCTCCTGATACCCCTCTGCCTGGGGAGGTGAAGAGGTCTCAGCCTCTGCCTATTCCCACCAGCAG GAAACTTCGAGAGGAGGAGCTGCGGACAACCTCTCTACCCTCCATTCCCAACCCTTTCCCCGAGCTCTGCAGTCCTTCTTCACAGAGCCCCATTCTTGGGGGGCCCTCTAGTGCAAGGGGGCTGCTCCCTCGAGACGCCAGCTGCCCCCAT GTAGTAAAGGTGTACAGCGAAGATGGGGCCTGTCGGTCGGTGGAGGTGGCGGCAGGTGCCACCGCACGCTATGTATGTGAAATGTTGGTGCAGCGAGCTCACGCCCTCAGTGATGAGAACTGGGGGCTGGTGGAGTGCCACCCCAATCTAGCACTGG AGCGGGGCTTGGAGGACCATGAGTCAGTGGTGGAAGTGCAGGCTGCCTGGCCTATCGGAGGAGACAGCCGCTTTGTTTTCCGAAAAAACTTCGCCAAGTATGAACTGTTCAAGAGCTCCCCA CACTCCCTGTTCCCAGAAAAGATGGTCTCCAGCTGTCTGGACACACACACTGGTGTATCCCACGAAGACCTCATCCAG AACTTCCTGAATGCCGGCAGCTTCCCAGAGATCCAGGGCTTCCTGCAGCTGCGGGGGTCAGGACGCAAGCTTTGGAAACGCTTCTTCTGCTTCCTGCGCCGGTCTGGCCTCTATTACTCCACCAAGGGCACCTCCAAG GATCCAAGGCACCTGCAGTACGTAGCAGACGTGAACGAATCCAACGTGTATGTGGTGACCCAGGGTCGCAAGCTGTACGGGATGCCCACAGACTTTGGCTTCTGTATCAAG CCGAACAAGCTTCGAAATGGCCACAAGGGGCTTCGCGTCTTCTGCAGTGAGGATGAGCAGAGCCGCACCTGCTGGTTAGCTGCCTTCCGCCTCTTCAAG TATGGGGTGCAGCTGTATAAGAATTATCAGCAGGCACAGTCTCGCCACCTGCGCCCATCCTGTGTGGGGTCCCCACCCCTG AGGAGTGTCTCGGATAATACCCTGGTGGCCATGGACTTCTCTGGCCATGCTGGGCGTGTCATTGAAAACCCCCGGGAGGCTCTGAGTGCAGCCCTGGAGGAGGCCCATGCCTGGAGG AAGAAGACGAACCACCGTTTCAGCCTGCCCACCCCATGCTCAGGCACAAGCCTCAGTGCAG CCATCCATCGCACCCAACCCTGGTTCCATGGACGCATTTCCCGTGAAGAAAGCCAGCGACTCATCACACAGCAGGGCCTTGTAGATGG CCTGTTCCTGGTCCGAGAGAGTCAGCGGAACCCACAGGGCTTTGTCCTCTCTTTGTGCCACCTGCAGAAAGTCAAGCATTATCTCATTCTACCG AGCGAGGAGGAGGGCCGCCTTTACTTCAGCATGGACGAGGGCCAGACTCGCTTCACCGACCTGCTGCAGCTCGTGGAGTTCCACCAGCTGAACCGCGGCATCCtgccctgcttgctgcgccactGCTGTACCTGTGTGGCCCTCTGA